The following are encoded together in the Thermococcus sp. genome:
- a CDS encoding PLP-dependent aminotransferase family protein, protein MEEKLKGKLASEPLNFESFFSEKALRMKASEIRELLKLVETTDVISLAGGLPAPETFPVETIKKIAQEVLTEHADKALQYGTTKGFTPLRLALAKWMEKRYGIPMSKVEIMMVAGSQQALDLIGRVFINPGDVVIVEAPTYLAALNAFKYYEPEFVSIPMDHDGMRIDLLEEKLEELKKEGKRVKFVYTVSTFQNPMGVTMSLERRERLVELAREYDFLIVEDNPYSELRYSGEPVPPIKHFDEEGRVIYLGTFSKILAPGFRLGWVSAHPHFIRKMEIAKQAVDLCANTFGQVIAWKYVENGYLDEHIPKIIKFYKPRRDAMLKALEEFMPEGVEWTRPEGGMFVWVTLPEGIDTKIMLEKAVSKGVAYVPGEAFFAHRDVKNTLRLNFTYVPEETIREGVKRLAEVIEEEIKALKK, encoded by the coding sequence ATGGAAGAAAAGCTGAAAGGAAAACTTGCCTCAGAACCCCTTAATTTCGAGTCATTTTTTTCTGAAAAAGCCCTTCGTATGAAAGCTTCGGAGATTAGAGAACTTCTTAAGCTCGTTGAAACAACCGACGTCATAAGCCTTGCCGGAGGATTACCGGCCCCTGAAACATTCCCTGTAGAAACTATCAAGAAAATTGCCCAAGAAGTCCTCACGGAGCACGCTGACAAGGCCCTGCAGTACGGAACGACCAAGGGATTCACACCGCTCCGCCTCGCGCTCGCGAAGTGGATGGAGAAGCGCTACGGAATTCCTATGAGCAAGGTTGAGATAATGATGGTCGCTGGAAGCCAGCAGGCACTCGATTTGATCGGCAGGGTCTTCATAAACCCGGGAGATGTCGTCATAGTCGAGGCACCAACTTACCTTGCCGCACTCAACGCCTTCAAGTACTACGAGCCCGAATTTGTAAGCATACCGATGGACCACGACGGAATGAGAATTGACCTCCTCGAGGAAAAACTGGAGGAACTCAAAAAGGAAGGAAAGCGCGTTAAGTTCGTTTACACCGTCTCAACCTTCCAGAATCCAATGGGCGTTACGATGAGCCTTGAGAGAAGGGAAAGACTCGTTGAACTGGCAAGGGAGTACGACTTCCTCATAGTTGAGGACAATCCCTACAGCGAGCTCCGCTACTCTGGTGAACCAGTTCCACCGATAAAACACTTCGACGAGGAAGGCAGGGTCATCTACCTTGGAACGTTCTCTAAAATACTCGCCCCCGGGTTCCGCCTCGGCTGGGTTTCGGCTCATCCGCACTTCATAAGGAAGATGGAGATAGCGAAACAGGCAGTTGATCTATGCGCAAATACGTTCGGTCAGGTAATAGCCTGGAAATATGTGGAAAACGGCTATCTTGATGAACACATACCGAAGATAATAAAATTCTACAAACCAAGACGCGATGCTATGCTCAAAGCCTTGGAAGAGTTTATGCCCGAGGGTGTTGAATGGACGAGACCCGAAGGTGGAATGTTCGTCTGGGTTACCCTGCCGGAGGGAATAGACACCAAGATTATGCTTGAGAAAGCCGTTTCGAAGGGTGTTGCCTACGTTCCCGGTGAGGCATTCTTTGCCCACCGCGACGTCAAGAACACACTTAGGCTGAACTTTACGTACGTCCCGGAGGAGACCATCAGGGAGGGTGTTAAACGCCTAGCCGAAGTTATAGAAGAGGAAATCAAAGCCCTCAAGAAGTGA
- a CDS encoding gamma-glutamyl-gamma-aminobutyrate hydrolase family protein, with product MKPLIAIISSPWSEAVSTGRAHIRRIIEAGGLPAVFSAEIEPENIVEIVDGILLIEGPDVHPRFYGEDPSPSLRNVDVLRDEFEIELVKLAVDANIPVLGVGRGMHVINVALGGTLYQDLYDIPKAIKHDWSFETTRPEQKLHTVRIKADSRLYSILKETLNVEGTNEAWTWVNSFHHQAVKRVGEGLRQVAFAVDGLIEAIEGKEGFIIGVQWQPEHLPEMLPLYKALIEASIKKHEETDEMKRREIEAEIREELAREQGENHHSSETSDSLPDTTQT from the coding sequence ATGAAACCCCTGATAGCCATAATCAGTTCTCCTTGGAGCGAGGCCGTTTCCACTGGGAGGGCACACATAAGGCGCATTATAGAAGCTGGCGGACTTCCAGCAGTTTTCAGCGCAGAGATAGAACCAGAGAACATTGTTGAAATAGTAGATGGAATCCTCCTCATAGAAGGTCCAGACGTTCACCCACGTTTCTACGGCGAAGACCCCTCACCAAGTCTGAGAAACGTTGACGTTCTTCGCGACGAGTTTGAGATTGAGCTGGTGAAACTGGCCGTTGATGCAAACATTCCGGTGCTCGGCGTCGGAAGGGGAATGCACGTAATCAACGTCGCCCTCGGTGGAACGCTTTACCAAGACCTCTACGATATCCCAAAGGCTATAAAACACGACTGGAGCTTCGAAACCACTAGACCCGAACAGAAACTTCACACGGTCAGGATAAAGGCGGATTCAAGGCTCTACTCAATCCTGAAAGAAACCCTGAACGTCGAGGGAACGAATGAGGCCTGGACGTGGGTGAACAGCTTCCATCACCAGGCCGTGAAGCGCGTCGGTGAAGGCCTCAGGCAGGTCGCCTTTGCCGTTGATGGTCTAATTGAGGCCATTGAAGGTAAGGAGGGCTTTATCATCGGCGTCCAGTGGCAACCGGAGCATTTACCTGAGATGTTGCCCCTTTACAAGGCCCTCATCGAGGCTTCAATCAAGAAACACGAGGAAACGGACGAGATGAAGAGGCGCGAGATAGAGGCAGAAATCCGGGAAGAACTCGCTAGGGAACAAGGTGAGAACCATCACAGCTCGGAAACGAGCGATAGCCTTCCCGACACGACCCAAACGTGA